The following are from one region of the Littorina saxatilis isolate snail1 linkage group LG2, US_GU_Lsax_2.0, whole genome shotgun sequence genome:
- the LOC138959877 gene encoding uncharacterized protein isoform X2, whose translation MADADTRGERRSRYITTDTVEPGGRGQRFKTREYFPHFSYGQRMVQAALAKSLPAIPLPDDTSNHPVDCSFEPQALVTEDSTSSHHSVDSQMDFSDKDMTYVPDSASSIDGSHLYPPLFFGSQLITKMATGTESTCPAPAEPACPESTSCPKEDPCRIKGLSFAETKTVGDKTVPKPKQHFCLFCQKPQSRLPRHIETQHKDEKSMVPYLNAKKGSGEKKAELTKLRNAGDHQHNLSVLRNVSGTLVVKRRKRESPSVSNFVACPYCLGYFQIKDIYRHKCVEANDGSRREFVKKGKLMLPDSECKEDESEAFQSFLDTLQSDHIRLVVKTDPLIKELARSQVKRHGFNPSRFAQIRNKVREVSRLLLKLRKVSGLENASLKEFLTPEMFKTVIEATKQVAGYEAEEYKFRIPSLANKLGYTIKLCADILEVQAVEKRNDSLKCDVQGYLKLHQMRWNEEISAHASRNLYEQKKGHAKRLPLSRDVAKLSSHLSNVSAAATQTLTTAHEEKEIKAAWKSLAEVTLTQIILFNRRRSGEASRMKLVDLNQHETHDVDVFKSLSTFEKILCNKLTRIEIIGKRGRIVPILMTAQVKAAVELLVQKRDDAGVSGSNKFVFSCTFFQSEGHIRGSDTLRKFVTSAQLAEPQFITSTSLRKQVATLSQIVSLKDNELDALAQFMGHDVRTHREYYRLPSDMMQLAKVSKLLLALEKGKLQDHQRCTLDEMEVAEDEAITSDEEAEFVEKGHSPIPERSASGRFATKDSLAPPHNQPSPPMHQPCPATAAPDSEPPSSWTFSPVGVAMMNKRCSVFTQITSPSASSNESSTDNEYLPEQWSHSKPKKLKSKATRNSSNQPRRLWLEEEVKAVEAHLLKYIATQVLPRKEDIQKCLQAEEALKNRTWLHVKNYVRNRITALQRNQRN comes from the exons ATGGCTGACGCCGACACGCGGGGTGAACGCCGCAGCCGGTACATTACCACAGACACAG TGGAACCAGGAGGCCGAGGCCAGAGATTTAAAACAAGGGAGTACTTCCCACATTTCTCATACGGCCAAAGAATGGTGCAGGCTGCACTGGCTAAGAGTCTACCTGCCATACCATTGCCAGATGACACCAGCAATCATCCAG TTGACTGCAGCTTCGAACCACAGGCGCTTGTGACAGAGGACTCTACAAGCAGCCATCACTCAGTTGACTCCCAAATG GATTTTTCAGACAAAGACATGACATATGTCCCAGACTCTGCCAGCAGCATTGACGGATCGCATTTGTACCCACCATTGTTTTTTGGGTCACAACTCATCACAAAAATGGCTACGGGAACTGAAAGTACTTGCCCTGCCCCTGCTGAACCTGCTTGTCCTGAGTCCACATCATGCCCCAAAGAAGATCCATGCAGAATCAAAGGATTGTCCTTCGCTGAAACAAAGACTGTTGGTGACAAAACTGTACCCAAGCCTAAGCagcacttttgtttgttttgtcagaAACCACAATCACGTTTGCCTCGGCATATTGAGACGCAGCACAAAGATGAAAAGTCTATGGTCCCTTACTTGAATGCTAAGAAAGGATCCGGAGAAAAGAAGGCAGAGCTGACAAAGCTTCGGAATGCTGGTGACCATCAGCACAATTTGAGTGTTCTGAGAAATGTGTCTGGGACACTGGTGGTGAAACGGAGGAAGCGAGAAAGTCCTTCGGTAAGCAACTTTGTTGCCTGCCCTTATTGCCTTGGATACTTTCAAATAAAGGATATTTACAGGCACAAGTGCGTAGAAGCAAATGATGGCTCACGGAGGGAATTTGTAAAGAAAGGGAAGCTAATGTTGCCCGATTCTGAATGCAAGGAAGATGAGTCGGAGGCATTCCAGTCTTTTCTTGACACACTGCAGTCAGACCATATCCGTCTGGTAGTCAAAACTGACCCTTTGATCAAAGAGCTTGCGAGAAGCCAAGTAAAACGGCACGGATTTAACCCGAGTCGTTTCGCCCAAATACGAAACAAAGTGAGGGAGGTTTCACGTCTGTTATTGAAACTGCGAAAAGTGTCAGGACTTGAAAACGCTTCTCTCAAGGAATTTCTCACGCCTGAAATGTTCAAAACGGTAATAGAAGCAACCAAACAAGTCGCTGGTTACGAAGCAGAGGAATACAAATTCCGAATTCCATCCTTAGCCAACAAACTTGGCTACACAATCAAGCTGTGTGCTGACATACTGGAGGTCCAGGccgtggaaaaaaggaatgacAGTCTGAAGTGTGATGTTCAGGGATACCTGAAACTCCATCAGATGAGATGGAATGAAGAAATTTCTGCCCACGCAAGTCGCAATCTGTATGAACAGAAAAAGGGACATGCAAAACGTCTTCCTCTGTCGAGAGACGTCGCCAAGCTCTCCTCTCACCTCAGCAATGTTTCAGCCGCGGCCACCCAAACCCTCACTACAGCACACGAAGAAAAGGAGATCAAGGCAGCATGGAAAAGCCTTGCGGAAGTCACTCTGACCCAGATAATCCTTTTCAACAGGAGAAGGTCAGGCGAGGCCTCAAGAATGAAACTAGTAGATCTAAATCAACACGAAACTCACGATGTGGATGTCTTCAAATCACTTAGCACATTTGAAAAAATCCTATGTAACAAGCTGACCAGGATTGAGATAATCGGAAAACGTGGCCGAATTGTCCCAATTCTCATGACTGCACAGGTGAAAGCAGCTGTGGAACTGCTTGTGCAAAAAAGAGATGATGCTGGTGTCAGCGGTTCCAACAAATTTGTGTTTTCTTGCACATTCTTTCAGTCGGAGGGGCACATTCGGGGATCTGACACGCTTCGAAAGTTTGTGACATCAGCGCAGTTGGCAGAGCCACAGTTCATCACATCTACTTCACTTCGAAAGCAGGTTGCTACTCTGTCCCAGATAGTCAGTTTGAAGGACAACGAGCTGGATGCCCTTGCTCAGTTTATGGGACATGATGTTCGCACTCACCGCGAGTACTACCGCCTCCCATCAGACATGATGCAGTTGGCCAAAGTCAGCAAATTACTCCTTGCCCTTGAAAAGGGGAAGCTGCAAGACCACCAGCGCTGCACCCTGGATGAGATGGAAGTGGCTGAAGATGAAGCCATCACCTCGGATGAGGAGGCAG AATTTGTTGAAAAGGGTCACAGCCCTATTCCAGAACGATCTGCATCAGGAAGGTTCGCAACAAAAGACTCTTTGGCACCGCCACATAACCAGCCCTCTCCGCCTATGCATCAACCTTGTCCTGCTACAGCTGCACCTGACa GCGAGCCCCCTTCCTCCTGGACATTCTCTCCTGTTGGTGTGGCAATGATGAACAAAAGATGCAGTGTATTCACACAGATCACTTCTCCTTCAGCGTCATCTAACGAAA gtTCAACTGACAATGAGTACCTACCTGAACAGTGGAGCCATTCCAAACCAAAGAAGCTCAAATCAAAGGCAACGCGCAACA GTTCAAACCAGCCACGTCGACTGTGGTTGGAGGAGGAGGTGAAGGCAGTGGAGGCTCATTTGTTAAAATATATCGCCACGCAAGTGCTGCCAAGAAAAGAGGATATCCAGAAGTGCCTTCAGGCTGAAGAGGCTCTGAAAAATCGTACCTGGCTACACGTCAAGAACTATGTACGAAACCGGATTACTGCTTTGCAAAGAAATCAGCGAAACTAA
- the LOC138959877 gene encoding uncharacterized protein isoform X3, giving the protein MVQAALAKSLPAIPLPDDTSNHPVDCSFEPQALVTEDSTSSHHSVDSQMDFSDKDMTYVPDSASSIDGSHLYPPLFFGSQLITKMATGTESTCPAPAEPACPESTSCPKEDPCRIKGLSFAETKTVGDKTVPKPKQHFCLFCQKPQSRLPRHIETQHKDEKSMVPYLNAKKGSGEKKAELTKLRNAGDHQHNLSVLRNVSGTLVVKRRKRESPSVSNFVACPYCLGYFQIKDIYRHKCVEANDGSRREFVKKGKLMLPDSECKEDESEAFQSFLDTLQSDHIRLVVKTDPLIKELARSQVKRHGFNPSRFAQIRNKVREVSRLLLKLRKVSGLENASLKEFLTPEMFKTVIEATKQVAGYEAEEYKFRIPSLANKLGYTIKLCADILEVQAVEKRNDSLKCDVQGYLKLHQMRWNEEISAHASRNLYEQKKGHAKRLPLSRDVAKLSSHLSNVSAAATQTLTTAHEEKEIKAAWKSLAEVTLTQIILFNRRRSGEASRMKLVDLNQHETHDVDVFKSLSTFEKILCNKLTRIEIIGKRGRIVPILMTAQVKAAVELLVQKRDDAGVSGSNKFVFSCTFFQSEGHIRGSDTLRKFVTSAQLAEPQFITSTSLRKQVATLSQIVSLKDNELDALAQFMGHDVRTHREYYRLPSDMMQLAKVSKLLLALEKGKLQDHQRCTLDEMEVAEDEAITSDEEAEFVEKGHSPIPERSASGRFATKDSLAPPHNQPSPPMHQPCPATAAPDNSADDEEAPEIQRKFQRCAADSSACSNSEPPSSWTFSPVGVAMMNKRCSVFTQITSPSASSNESSTDNEYLPEQWSHSKPKKLKSKATRNSSNQPRRLWLEEEVKAVEAHLLKYIATQVLPRKEDIQKCLQAEEALKNRTWLHVKNYVRNRITALQRNQRN; this is encoded by the exons ATGGTGCAGGCTGCACTGGCTAAGAGTCTACCTGCCATACCATTGCCAGATGACACCAGCAATCATCCAG TTGACTGCAGCTTCGAACCACAGGCGCTTGTGACAGAGGACTCTACAAGCAGCCATCACTCAGTTGACTCCCAAATG GATTTTTCAGACAAAGACATGACATATGTCCCAGACTCTGCCAGCAGCATTGACGGATCGCATTTGTACCCACCATTGTTTTTTGGGTCACAACTCATCACAAAAATGGCTACGGGAACTGAAAGTACTTGCCCTGCCCCTGCTGAACCTGCTTGTCCTGAGTCCACATCATGCCCCAAAGAAGATCCATGCAGAATCAAAGGATTGTCCTTCGCTGAAACAAAGACTGTTGGTGACAAAACTGTACCCAAGCCTAAGCagcacttttgtttgttttgtcagaAACCACAATCACGTTTGCCTCGGCATATTGAGACGCAGCACAAAGATGAAAAGTCTATGGTCCCTTACTTGAATGCTAAGAAAGGATCCGGAGAAAAGAAGGCAGAGCTGACAAAGCTTCGGAATGCTGGTGACCATCAGCACAATTTGAGTGTTCTGAGAAATGTGTCTGGGACACTGGTGGTGAAACGGAGGAAGCGAGAAAGTCCTTCGGTAAGCAACTTTGTTGCCTGCCCTTATTGCCTTGGATACTTTCAAATAAAGGATATTTACAGGCACAAGTGCGTAGAAGCAAATGATGGCTCACGGAGGGAATTTGTAAAGAAAGGGAAGCTAATGTTGCCCGATTCTGAATGCAAGGAAGATGAGTCGGAGGCATTCCAGTCTTTTCTTGACACACTGCAGTCAGACCATATCCGTCTGGTAGTCAAAACTGACCCTTTGATCAAAGAGCTTGCGAGAAGCCAAGTAAAACGGCACGGATTTAACCCGAGTCGTTTCGCCCAAATACGAAACAAAGTGAGGGAGGTTTCACGTCTGTTATTGAAACTGCGAAAAGTGTCAGGACTTGAAAACGCTTCTCTCAAGGAATTTCTCACGCCTGAAATGTTCAAAACGGTAATAGAAGCAACCAAACAAGTCGCTGGTTACGAAGCAGAGGAATACAAATTCCGAATTCCATCCTTAGCCAACAAACTTGGCTACACAATCAAGCTGTGTGCTGACATACTGGAGGTCCAGGccgtggaaaaaaggaatgacAGTCTGAAGTGTGATGTTCAGGGATACCTGAAACTCCATCAGATGAGATGGAATGAAGAAATTTCTGCCCACGCAAGTCGCAATCTGTATGAACAGAAAAAGGGACATGCAAAACGTCTTCCTCTGTCGAGAGACGTCGCCAAGCTCTCCTCTCACCTCAGCAATGTTTCAGCCGCGGCCACCCAAACCCTCACTACAGCACACGAAGAAAAGGAGATCAAGGCAGCATGGAAAAGCCTTGCGGAAGTCACTCTGACCCAGATAATCCTTTTCAACAGGAGAAGGTCAGGCGAGGCCTCAAGAATGAAACTAGTAGATCTAAATCAACACGAAACTCACGATGTGGATGTCTTCAAATCACTTAGCACATTTGAAAAAATCCTATGTAACAAGCTGACCAGGATTGAGATAATCGGAAAACGTGGCCGAATTGTCCCAATTCTCATGACTGCACAGGTGAAAGCAGCTGTGGAACTGCTTGTGCAAAAAAGAGATGATGCTGGTGTCAGCGGTTCCAACAAATTTGTGTTTTCTTGCACATTCTTTCAGTCGGAGGGGCACATTCGGGGATCTGACACGCTTCGAAAGTTTGTGACATCAGCGCAGTTGGCAGAGCCACAGTTCATCACATCTACTTCACTTCGAAAGCAGGTTGCTACTCTGTCCCAGATAGTCAGTTTGAAGGACAACGAGCTGGATGCCCTTGCTCAGTTTATGGGACATGATGTTCGCACTCACCGCGAGTACTACCGCCTCCCATCAGACATGATGCAGTTGGCCAAAGTCAGCAAATTACTCCTTGCCCTTGAAAAGGGGAAGCTGCAAGACCACCAGCGCTGCACCCTGGATGAGATGGAAGTGGCTGAAGATGAAGCCATCACCTCGGATGAGGAGGCAG AATTTGTTGAAAAGGGTCACAGCCCTATTCCAGAACGATCTGCATCAGGAAGGTTCGCAACAAAAGACTCTTTGGCACCGCCACATAACCAGCCCTCTCCGCCTATGCATCAACCTTGTCCTGCTACAGCTGCACCTGACa ATTCTGCTGATGATGAGGAAGCACCAGAAATCCAAAGGAAGTTTCAACGGTGTGCTGCTGACAGCAGTGCATGCTCAAACA GCGAGCCCCCTTCCTCCTGGACATTCTCTCCTGTTGGTGTGGCAATGATGAACAAAAGATGCAGTGTATTCACACAGATCACTTCTCCTTCAGCGTCATCTAACGAAA gtTCAACTGACAATGAGTACCTACCTGAACAGTGGAGCCATTCCAAACCAAAGAAGCTCAAATCAAAGGCAACGCGCAACA GTTCAAACCAGCCACGTCGACTGTGGTTGGAGGAGGAGGTGAAGGCAGTGGAGGCTCATTTGTTAAAATATATCGCCACGCAAGTGCTGCCAAGAAAAGAGGATATCCAGAAGTGCCTTCAGGCTGAAGAGGCTCTGAAAAATCGTACCTGGCTACACGTCAAGAACTATGTACGAAACCGGATTACTGCTTTGCAAAGAAATCAGCGAAACTAA
- the LOC138959877 gene encoding uncharacterized protein isoform X1, with amino-acid sequence MADADTRGERRSRYITTDTVEPGGRGQRFKTREYFPHFSYGQRMVQAALAKSLPAIPLPDDTSNHPVDCSFEPQALVTEDSTSSHHSVDSQMDFSDKDMTYVPDSASSIDGSHLYPPLFFGSQLITKMATGTESTCPAPAEPACPESTSCPKEDPCRIKGLSFAETKTVGDKTVPKPKQHFCLFCQKPQSRLPRHIETQHKDEKSMVPYLNAKKGSGEKKAELTKLRNAGDHQHNLSVLRNVSGTLVVKRRKRESPSVSNFVACPYCLGYFQIKDIYRHKCVEANDGSRREFVKKGKLMLPDSECKEDESEAFQSFLDTLQSDHIRLVVKTDPLIKELARSQVKRHGFNPSRFAQIRNKVREVSRLLLKLRKVSGLENASLKEFLTPEMFKTVIEATKQVAGYEAEEYKFRIPSLANKLGYTIKLCADILEVQAVEKRNDSLKCDVQGYLKLHQMRWNEEISAHASRNLYEQKKGHAKRLPLSRDVAKLSSHLSNVSAAATQTLTTAHEEKEIKAAWKSLAEVTLTQIILFNRRRSGEASRMKLVDLNQHETHDVDVFKSLSTFEKILCNKLTRIEIIGKRGRIVPILMTAQVKAAVELLVQKRDDAGVSGSNKFVFSCTFFQSEGHIRGSDTLRKFVTSAQLAEPQFITSTSLRKQVATLSQIVSLKDNELDALAQFMGHDVRTHREYYRLPSDMMQLAKVSKLLLALEKGKLQDHQRCTLDEMEVAEDEAITSDEEAEFVEKGHSPIPERSASGRFATKDSLAPPHNQPSPPMHQPCPATAAPDNSADDEEAPEIQRKFQRCAADSSACSNSEPPSSWTFSPVGVAMMNKRCSVFTQITSPSASSNESSTDNEYLPEQWSHSKPKKLKSKATRNSSNQPRRLWLEEEVKAVEAHLLKYIATQVLPRKEDIQKCLQAEEALKNRTWLHVKNYVRNRITALQRNQRN; translated from the exons ATGGCTGACGCCGACACGCGGGGTGAACGCCGCAGCCGGTACATTACCACAGACACAG TGGAACCAGGAGGCCGAGGCCAGAGATTTAAAACAAGGGAGTACTTCCCACATTTCTCATACGGCCAAAGAATGGTGCAGGCTGCACTGGCTAAGAGTCTACCTGCCATACCATTGCCAGATGACACCAGCAATCATCCAG TTGACTGCAGCTTCGAACCACAGGCGCTTGTGACAGAGGACTCTACAAGCAGCCATCACTCAGTTGACTCCCAAATG GATTTTTCAGACAAAGACATGACATATGTCCCAGACTCTGCCAGCAGCATTGACGGATCGCATTTGTACCCACCATTGTTTTTTGGGTCACAACTCATCACAAAAATGGCTACGGGAACTGAAAGTACTTGCCCTGCCCCTGCTGAACCTGCTTGTCCTGAGTCCACATCATGCCCCAAAGAAGATCCATGCAGAATCAAAGGATTGTCCTTCGCTGAAACAAAGACTGTTGGTGACAAAACTGTACCCAAGCCTAAGCagcacttttgtttgttttgtcagaAACCACAATCACGTTTGCCTCGGCATATTGAGACGCAGCACAAAGATGAAAAGTCTATGGTCCCTTACTTGAATGCTAAGAAAGGATCCGGAGAAAAGAAGGCAGAGCTGACAAAGCTTCGGAATGCTGGTGACCATCAGCACAATTTGAGTGTTCTGAGAAATGTGTCTGGGACACTGGTGGTGAAACGGAGGAAGCGAGAAAGTCCTTCGGTAAGCAACTTTGTTGCCTGCCCTTATTGCCTTGGATACTTTCAAATAAAGGATATTTACAGGCACAAGTGCGTAGAAGCAAATGATGGCTCACGGAGGGAATTTGTAAAGAAAGGGAAGCTAATGTTGCCCGATTCTGAATGCAAGGAAGATGAGTCGGAGGCATTCCAGTCTTTTCTTGACACACTGCAGTCAGACCATATCCGTCTGGTAGTCAAAACTGACCCTTTGATCAAAGAGCTTGCGAGAAGCCAAGTAAAACGGCACGGATTTAACCCGAGTCGTTTCGCCCAAATACGAAACAAAGTGAGGGAGGTTTCACGTCTGTTATTGAAACTGCGAAAAGTGTCAGGACTTGAAAACGCTTCTCTCAAGGAATTTCTCACGCCTGAAATGTTCAAAACGGTAATAGAAGCAACCAAACAAGTCGCTGGTTACGAAGCAGAGGAATACAAATTCCGAATTCCATCCTTAGCCAACAAACTTGGCTACACAATCAAGCTGTGTGCTGACATACTGGAGGTCCAGGccgtggaaaaaaggaatgacAGTCTGAAGTGTGATGTTCAGGGATACCTGAAACTCCATCAGATGAGATGGAATGAAGAAATTTCTGCCCACGCAAGTCGCAATCTGTATGAACAGAAAAAGGGACATGCAAAACGTCTTCCTCTGTCGAGAGACGTCGCCAAGCTCTCCTCTCACCTCAGCAATGTTTCAGCCGCGGCCACCCAAACCCTCACTACAGCACACGAAGAAAAGGAGATCAAGGCAGCATGGAAAAGCCTTGCGGAAGTCACTCTGACCCAGATAATCCTTTTCAACAGGAGAAGGTCAGGCGAGGCCTCAAGAATGAAACTAGTAGATCTAAATCAACACGAAACTCACGATGTGGATGTCTTCAAATCACTTAGCACATTTGAAAAAATCCTATGTAACAAGCTGACCAGGATTGAGATAATCGGAAAACGTGGCCGAATTGTCCCAATTCTCATGACTGCACAGGTGAAAGCAGCTGTGGAACTGCTTGTGCAAAAAAGAGATGATGCTGGTGTCAGCGGTTCCAACAAATTTGTGTTTTCTTGCACATTCTTTCAGTCGGAGGGGCACATTCGGGGATCTGACACGCTTCGAAAGTTTGTGACATCAGCGCAGTTGGCAGAGCCACAGTTCATCACATCTACTTCACTTCGAAAGCAGGTTGCTACTCTGTCCCAGATAGTCAGTTTGAAGGACAACGAGCTGGATGCCCTTGCTCAGTTTATGGGACATGATGTTCGCACTCACCGCGAGTACTACCGCCTCCCATCAGACATGATGCAGTTGGCCAAAGTCAGCAAATTACTCCTTGCCCTTGAAAAGGGGAAGCTGCAAGACCACCAGCGCTGCACCCTGGATGAGATGGAAGTGGCTGAAGATGAAGCCATCACCTCGGATGAGGAGGCAG AATTTGTTGAAAAGGGTCACAGCCCTATTCCAGAACGATCTGCATCAGGAAGGTTCGCAACAAAAGACTCTTTGGCACCGCCACATAACCAGCCCTCTCCGCCTATGCATCAACCTTGTCCTGCTACAGCTGCACCTGACa ATTCTGCTGATGATGAGGAAGCACCAGAAATCCAAAGGAAGTTTCAACGGTGTGCTGCTGACAGCAGTGCATGCTCAAACA GCGAGCCCCCTTCCTCCTGGACATTCTCTCCTGTTGGTGTGGCAATGATGAACAAAAGATGCAGTGTATTCACACAGATCACTTCTCCTTCAGCGTCATCTAACGAAA gtTCAACTGACAATGAGTACCTACCTGAACAGTGGAGCCATTCCAAACCAAAGAAGCTCAAATCAAAGGCAACGCGCAACA GTTCAAACCAGCCACGTCGACTGTGGTTGGAGGAGGAGGTGAAGGCAGTGGAGGCTCATTTGTTAAAATATATCGCCACGCAAGTGCTGCCAAGAAAAGAGGATATCCAGAAGTGCCTTCAGGCTGAAGAGGCTCTGAAAAATCGTACCTGGCTACACGTCAAGAACTATGTACGAAACCGGATTACTGCTTTGCAAAGAAATCAGCGAAACTAA